From the Musa acuminata AAA Group cultivar baxijiao chromosome BXJ3-7, Cavendish_Baxijiao_AAA, whole genome shotgun sequence genome, one window contains:
- the LOC103991276 gene encoding FCS-Like Zinc finger 10: MLRKRSRPIQKDQSKGFLMSHPASGSCFPSDGVAKRTSCASFLNVHGHLVGFSNKKGLSESATVWGHTSPLDKVLSSITRSTTGIIDGRLRCWDSSRVGLGLVDTLNDEAKPCVKVLGSSESRNIVFGSQMRLNFSTPKSHQVGPRDDPLGAAPQIGSSKPRSVCSEMAIELKGSKFVHEEYGLLRSCSVDTGGFSLLLTKSIGNNRKSNSEVLRSESMDILDSPPLAKEDTNFDKISVSLPISFGSSHRFIGSLSASEIEQSEDYTCIISHGPNPRMTHIFGDCILESHSIESPKIKNKHRKEDEGSTWLSEPSEEMLSCFLNDSLSFCLSCRTKEEDGKDICMHRGKKALCGCECCRNGTLLEEKEKTRIISSGSPGSSFHEETFLE; this comes from the exons ATGCTGAGGAAAAGGAGCAGACCAATTCAGAAGGATCAAAGCAAAGGGTTCCTGATGTCTCATCCAGCCTCAGGCTCCTGCTTCCCCTCTGATGGTGTGGCGAAGAGGACCAGTTGTGCCTCCTTTCTTAATGTCCATGGCCATCTTGTAGGATTCAGCAACAAGAAGGGCTTATCAGAATCTGCTACAGTTTGGGGCCATACATCTCCCTTGGACAAGGTTTTATCCAGTATAACCAGATCAACAACAGGCATCATCGATGGTAGGCTTAGATGTTGGGACAGCAGCAGAGTAGGCCTTGGCCTGGTTGATACTCTCAATGATGAGGCCAAACCTTGTGTGAAGGTCTTAGGGTCATCTGAGAGCAGGAACATTGTGTTTGGTTCACAGATGAGGTTAAACTTCTCAACCCCCAAATCACATCAGGTTGGCCCGAGAGATGACCCTTTAGGAGCAGCTCCTCAAATCGGATCATCTAAACCTCGGTCAGTTTGCTCGGAGATGGCTATAGAATTAAAAGGATCTAAATTCGTCCATGAGGAGTATGGACTACTGCGATCGTGTTCAGTGGATACTGGTGGATTTTCTTTGCTCCTTACTAAATCTATTGGCAATAACCGTAAGTCCAATTCTGAAGTTCTTCGATCAGAATCTATGGATATATTGGATTCTCCCCCACTAGCTAAGGAGGATACCAATTTTGACAAAATCTCGGTGTCCTTACCGATATCTTTTGGCTCTTCTCATAGATTTATCGGTTCACTGTCAGCAAGTGAGATCGAGCAATCTGAAGATTACACTTGCATTATATCTCATGGTCCTAACCCTAGGATGACTCATATTTTTGGAGATTGCATACTTGAAAGCCACAGCATTGAATCACCAAAGATCAAGAATAAGCATAGGAAAGAGGATGAAGGGTCTACCTGGCTTTCAGAGCCCTCTGAGGAAATGTTGTCATGCTTTTTAAATGACTCTTTGAGCTTCTGTCTCTCTTGCAGGACGAAAGAGGAAGACGGAAAGGATATCTGCATGCACAG AGGCAAGAAAGCTTTGTGTGGCTGTGAGTGCTGTAGGAATGGAACTTTGCTTGAAGAAAAGGAGAAAACCAGGATTATTTCATCTGGCTCTCCTGGTTCATCATTCCATGAGGAGACATTTCTTGAGTAG
- the LOC103991274 gene encoding two-on-two hemoglobin-3 — MQSLQQKASEWSGVAASDAFAIDDTNIFQALGGIQPFIDLSTNFYNRVYDDEEEWFRSIFANSKKEDAIQNQYEFFVQRMGGPDLYSQRKGHPALIGRHAPFPVTHQAAERWLYHMEQALESIPSIDPDSKVKMMNFFRHTAYFLVAGNEMIKQRQAVQRNQATSDSTSS; from the exons ATGCAATCCCTACAGCAGAAGGCGTCGGAGTGGAGCGGGGTGGCGGCGAGCGACGCCTTCGCCATCGACGACACCAACATCTTCCAAGCCCTCGGTGGAATCCAGCCCTTCATCGACCTCTCCACCAACTTCTACAACAG GGTCTACGATGACGAGGAGGAGTGGTTCCGGTCGATCTTTGCTAATTCGAAGAAGGAGGATGCGATCCAGAACCAGTACGAGTTCTTCGTGCAGAGGATGGGAGGCCCCGATCTCTATTCCCAGAGGAAAG GCCATCCAGCGCTGATTGGACGACATGCCCCGTTTCCGGTTACTCATCAGGCAGCCGAGAGGTGGCTGTACCACATGGAACAAGCATTGGAAAGCATCCCGAGCATTGATCCGGATTCAAAAGTCAAAATGATGAATTTTTTCAG gcACACTGCTTACTTTCTTGTAGCTGGGAATGAGATGATCAAGCAAAGGCAAGCAGTTCAAAGAAATCAGGCAACAAGTGACTCGACATCCTCATAG
- the LOC103991277 gene encoding probable sulfate transporter 3.4 has translation MVGSSNRVESFPYASELEASLPIPTPSLKPLEVHKVPAPQDNPSLQSLKQRLSEVFFPDDPLHQFKNKSLFRKLVLALQYLFPIFQWGSEYSLRLLKSDAISGVTIASLAIPQGISYAKLAGLPPIIGLYSSFVPPLIYSVLGSSRDLAVGPVSIASLVMGSMLREVVSPDKEPILYLQLAFTATFFAGVFEASLGLLRLGFIVDFLSKPTLTGFMGGAAIIVSLQQLKGLLGIVHFTTKMGIIPVMQSVLENRTEWAWQTVVMGLSFLVFLLVARHISSRRPKLFWVSAAAPLTSVILSTVLSFIFKAQNHGIKTIGHLQKGVNPPSVNMLFFRGPYLSLAIRTGIITGILALTEGMAVGRTFASLKNYQIDGNKEMVALGAMNMAGSCASCYITSGSFSRSAVNYNAGCKTAVSNIVMASAVLFTMLFLMPLFYYTPNVMLSAIIIVAVIGLIDVRGAFLLWKVDKFDFLACMSAFFGVLLISVQTGLAIAVGVSLFKILVHVTRPNTVIMGNVPGTNSYRNLAQYREAIQLPSFLILGIESPIYFTNSIYLQERILRWVREEEEKIKKLNESSLKCIILDMAAVTAIDISGLETLAELKKTLDKRSIDLVLANPVLEVAQKLSQLGTWDLFGSERIYMTVGEAIAASSYKAQTSACIVHRTSV, from the exons ATGGTGGGAAGCTCCAACAGAGTGGAGAGCTTCCCATATGCCAGTGAACTTGAAGCATCCTTGCCCATCCCCACGCCGAGCTTGAAACCTTTGGAGGTCCACAAGGTCCCTGCACCACAAGACAACCCCAGCCTCCAATCTCTCAAGCAGAGGCTTTCCGAGGTCTTCTTCCCTGATGATCCCCTCCACCAGTTCAAGAACAAGTCTTTGTTCCGGAAGCTGGTCTTGGCTCTCCAGTATCTCTTCCCAATCTTCCAGTGGGGCTCTGAATACAGCCTTCGCCTCCTCAAGTCTGATGCCATCTCAGGCGTCACCATTGCTAGCTTGGCCATCCCACAA GGAATAAGCTACGCTAAGCTTGCAGGTTTGCCTCCCATTATTGGCCTCT ATTCCAGCTTTGTGCCACCCTTGATCTATTCTGTTCTTGGGAGCTCAAGAGATCTCGCTGTTGGCCCGGTATCCATTGCATCTCTAGTGATGGGATCCATGCTGAGAGAGGTGGTCTCTCCTGACAAAGAGCCTATCTTGTATCTTCAACTAGCTTTCACAGCTACTTTCTTTGCTGGTGTTTTCGAAGCCAGCTTGGGTCTTCTGAG GTTGGGTTTCATAGTGGACTTTCTATCAAAACCGACGTTGACCGGATTCATGGGAGGTGCAGCGATCATCGTATCACTTCAGCAGCTTAAAGGACTGCTTGGCATAGTTCACTTCACCACCAAGATGGGGATCATTCCAGTGATGCAGTCTGTTCTTGAGAACAGAACAGAG TGGGCTTGGCAAACGGTAGTGATGGGACTCTCATTCCTGGTTTTTCTGTTGGTGGCAAGGCATATA AGCTCCAGAAGACCCAAGCTGTTCTGGGTATCAGCAGCAGCTCCTCTAACTTCAGTGATTCTCTCCACTGTCCTTTCCTTTATCTTCAAAGCTCAAAACCATGGCATCAAAACa ATTGGGCATTTGCAGAAAGGGGTGAATCCTCCTTCAGTGAACATGCTGTTCTTTAGAGGCCCCTACTTAAGTCTTGCCATCAGAACTGGAATAATTACTGGAATCTTGGCTCTCACA GAAGGAATGGCTGTGGGGAGGACATTTGCTTCTCTGAAAAATTATCAGATTGATGGCAACAAAGAGATGGTGGCCTTAGGAGCCATGAACATGGCAGGGTCATGTGCTTCATGCTACATCACAAGTG GTTCATTCTCAAGGTCAGCTGTAAACTACAACGCTGGATGTAAAACAGCAGTATCCAACATAGTCATGGCATCTGCAGTGCTCTTCACCATGCTATTTCTCATGCCACTGTTCTATTATACTCCCAACGTCATGTTGTCGGCGATCATTATTGTTGCAGTGATCGGACTGATCGATGTTCGAGGTGCATTTCTGCTGTGGAAGGTGGATAAATTTGATTTCCTGGCTTGTATGAGTGCTTTCTTTGGGGTTCTTCTCATCTCAGTACAGACGGGCCTCGCCATAGCT GTGGGCGTATCTTTATTCAAAATTCTGGTTCATGTTACTAGGCCAAACACAGTGATCATGGGGAATGTCCCAGGAACAAACAGTTACAGAAATCTGGCGCAATACAGGGAGGCTATACAGCTGCCTTCATTTCTAATCCTTGGCATTGAATCCCCCATCTATTTCACCAATTCAATATATCTGCAAGAAAG GATCTTGAGATGGGttcgagaagaggaagagaaaatcaAAAAGTTGAATGAGAGTTCCCTTAAATGCATTATACTGGACATGGCTG CCGTAACAGCAATAGATATAAGTGGTTTGGAAACACTTGCAGAGCTGAAGAAGACACTTGACAAAAGATCTATCGAC CTTGTACTAGCTAATCCTGTCCTGGAAGTGGCACAGAAGCTGTCTCAATTGGGGACTTGGGATCTTTTCGGATCAGAACGAATCTATATGACGGTTGGTGAGGCCATTGCAGCATCCTCTTATAAAGCCCAAACTTCAGCATGTATTGTCCACAGAACATCAGTCTAA
- the LOC135643243 gene encoding heat shock 70 kDa protein 15-like encodes MSVVGFDVGNESCIVAVARQRGIDVVLNDESKRETPAVVCFGEKQRFIGTAGAASSVMNPKNTVSQIKRLVGRKFSDPELQRDIQSLPFKVTEGRDGFPLIHANYLGELRAFTPMQILAMVLSNLKTIAETNLHAAVVDCCIGIPVYFTDLQRRAVLDAATIAGLHPLRLLHETTATALAYGIYKTDLPESDQLNVAFVDVGHASMQVCIAGFKKGKLKILAHSYDRSLGGRDFDEVLFKHFAAKFKDEYKIDVYQNARACLRLRAACEKLKKVLSANPEAPLNIECLMEEKDVRGFIKREEFEHISAPILERVKGPLEKALAEAGLSVENIHSVEVVGSGSRVPAIIRILTEFFGKEPRRTMNASECVARGCALQCAILSPTFKVREFQVHESFPFSIALSWKGSAPDSQTVGSENQQSSVVFPKGNPIPSVKALAFYRSRTFTVDVVYADVGDLQVPAEISTYTIGPFQTSKGERAKLKVKVRLNLHGIVSIESATMLEEEEVEVAVSDTAEVTKESMDMDEATKFSSKTENDENGSSKTENDVDMQEAEGTTDNSSAGFENGAPKAGEKPVQMDTDSKAEVSKKKVKKTNVPVTELVYGGMLAEELQKAVEKEFEMALQDRVMEETKDKKNAVEAYVYDMRNKLYDKYQDFVTPTEKEALIMKLQEVEDWLYEDGEDETKGVYVAKLEELKKTGDPVEERYKEWTERGPAIDQLAYCINSFREVALSNDPKFDHIDLAEKQKVINECGEAESWLREKKQQQDALPKYANPVLLSPDLKRKAETLDRFCKPIMTKPRPPPPKPQPSPTEAPPAQPQTAEQQQATDGSRPTPPATASEPMDTDKSGGEPAA; translated from the exons ATGAGTGTTGTTGGATTCGACGTCGGAAATGAGAGCTGCATTGTAGCTGTTGCCCGTCAACGCGGCATCGATGTGGTGCTCAATGATGAGTCGAAGCGCGAGACCCCGGCGGTGGTATGCTTTGGCGAGAAGCAGCGGTTCATCGGCACTGCCGGAGCGGCGTCATCCGTGATGAACCCTAAAAACACGGTGTCGCAGATTAAACGCCTTGTTGGCCGGAAATTTTCTGATCCTGAGCTCCAGAGGGATATCCAATCGCTTCCGTTTAAGGTAACGGAAGGGCGGGATGGGTTCCCGCTGATCCATGCCAACTACCTTGGCGAGCTGAGGGCCTTCACTCCGATGCAAATTCTTGCGATGGTCCTCTCCAATTTGAAGACTATTGCCGAGACAAATCTGCATGCGGCGGTTGTGGATTGTTGCATAGGGATTCCGGTTTACTTTACTGATCTCCAGCGGAGGGCAGTGCTGGATGCTGCTACTATTGCTGGATTGCACCCTCTCCGACTGCTCCATGAGACCACTGCAACTGCATTGGCTTATGGTATCTATAAGACAGATTTGCCAGAGAGTGATCAGCTTAATGTGGCTTTTGTTGATGTGGGTCATGCAAGCATGCAGGTCTGCATAGCTGGATTCAAGAAGGGGAAGCTGAAGATTTTGGCACATTCTTATGACCGATCACTTGGAGGGAGAGACTTTGATGAAGTGCTATTCAAGCACTTTGCTGCCAAATTTAAGGATGAATACAAGATAGATGTGTATCAGAATGCCCGTGCTTGCCTCAGGCTCCGAGCAGCATGTGAAAAGCTGAAGAAGGTTCTTAGTGCGAACCCAGAAGCACCACTGAACATCGAGTGTTTGATGGAGGAGAAGGATGTGAGGGGGTTTATCAAGAGGGAAGAATTTGAGCACATCAGTGCCCCCATATTGGAGCGCGTTAAGGGACCATTGGAGAAGGCACTTGCAGAAGCTGGCCTGAGTGTAGAGAACATACACTCGGTTGAGGTTGTTGGATCAGGCTCTCGGGTTCCTGCTATTATTAGGATATTAACGGAGTTTTTCGGGAAAGAGCCTAGACGGACCATGAACGCAAGTGAGTGTGTTGCTCGGGGCTGTGCTCTACAATGTGCTATTCTTAGTCCTACATTTAAAGTGCGGGAATTTCAG GTTCATGAGAGTTTCCCCTTTTCAATAGCGCTGTCATGGAAAGGATCTGCCCCTGATTCTCAGACTGTTGGATCAGAAAACCAGCAGAGTTCAGTTGTTTTTCCAAAAGGGAATCCAATCCCAAGTGTCAAAGCTCTTGCATTTTATAGATCTAGAACTTTCACAGTTGATGTTGTGTATGCTGATGTCGGTGATTTGCAAGTTCCAGCGGAAATTAGCACATACACG ATTGGTCCTTTCCAAACCAGCAAAGGCGAGCGTGCTAAGTTGAAAGTAAAAGTTCGGTTGAATCTCCATGGAATTGTTTCTATTGAGTCGGCCACT ATGTTGGAAGAAGAGGAAGTTGAAGTTGCAGTATCTGACACGGCAGAGGTGACAAAGGAGTCTATGGACATGGATGAAGCAACAAAATTTTCCTCTAAAACTGAAAATGATGAAAATGGTTCCTCCAAAACTGAAAATGATGTAGACATGCAGGAAGCTGAAGGAACCACTGACAATTCTAGTGCTGGGTTCGAGAATGGAGCACCAAAGGCCGGGGAAAAGCCTGTTCAGATGGATACAGATTCCAAG GCTGAAGTTTCGAAAAAGAAGGTCAAGAAAACCAATGTGCCTGTGACTGAGTTGGTTTATGGTGGGATGTTGGCTGAAGAATTGCAAAAAGCAGTCGAGAAAGAGTTTGAAATGGCCCTCCAAGACAGGGTGATGGAAGAAACGAAGGACAAGAAAAATGCCGTGGAGGCATATGTGTATGATATGCGTAACAAG TTGTATGACAAATATCAGGATTTTGTTACACCAACAGAGAAGGAAGCGCTTATCATGAAGCTTCAGGAGGTTGAGGATTGGTTGTATGAAGATGGAGAGGATGAAACAAAGGGTGTTTATGTTGCTAAGCTTGAGGAGCTCAAAAAG ACGGGTGATCCGGTCGAAGAGCGTTACAAGGAATGGACAGAGAGAGGTCCTGCCATTGATCAACTGGCTTATTGTATTAATAGTTTCAGAGAAGTGGCTTTGTCCAATGATCCCAAATTTGATCACATAGATTTAGCTGAAAAGCAGAAG GTAATTAATGAATGTGGAGAAGCAGAATCATGGTTAAGGGAGAAGAAACAGCAGCAGGATGCTTTACCTAAATATGCCAATCCGGTTCTTCTTTCTCCGGATCTAAAGAGAAAAGCTGAGACACTAGACAG GTTTTGCAAGCCGATAATGACAAAGCCGAGGCCACCTCCACCCAAGCCACAGCCTTCTCCGACTGAGGCACCACCAGCTCAACCTCAGACCGCCGAGCAGCAGCAGGCGACCGATGGAAGCAGACCGACACCACCTGCAACAGCTTCCGAGCCGATGGACACCGACAAATCAGGGGGTGAACCTGCAGCGTGA